A region from the Micrococcus cohnii genome encodes:
- a CDS encoding lipid II:glycine glycyltransferase FemX, which yields MTTSAENSPASNQPAPGGQAGPDALTVRPITEAEHIEVLRRRPESSFLQNPAWGRVKVGWRPVSLGFFRGHELVGAALVLLRRLPVPAKVPFLGRACLAYVSEGPVLDEGVDMLAALEPMVAHLKGEGAFLVRVGLPGPVRRWEADALRKAIKDPEIGSVLDLEAEVTPGALELQDRLRAAGWQAPEVGDGFIAGQPMFQARIPLEGLDVDGVLKRMNQTSRSETRKSTRTDLDVREAGAAGLDEFMQTYTQTAEREGFNGRAKEYFEGVFAELGESPIADVDLFLASYEGQPLAGAIAIRQGRFAWYPYGGSATAERKRFAPRALQLQQIEAALEAGCHWYDLGGVGPSLDPEHKLAGLMRFKTAIGADVVQTHGEWELPLNKPLAKAFALYLARR from the coding sequence GTGACGACTTCTGCTGAGAACTCCCCCGCTTCGAACCAACCCGCCCCCGGCGGACAGGCCGGCCCCGACGCCCTCACGGTGCGCCCGATCACCGAGGCTGAGCACATCGAAGTGCTGCGTCGCCGTCCGGAGAGCTCCTTCCTGCAGAACCCCGCATGGGGCCGCGTGAAGGTCGGCTGGCGTCCGGTCTCGCTCGGCTTCTTCCGCGGCCACGAGCTCGTGGGCGCGGCCCTCGTGCTGTTGCGCCGCCTGCCCGTGCCGGCGAAAGTGCCTTTCCTGGGCCGCGCCTGCCTGGCCTACGTCTCCGAGGGCCCGGTGCTGGACGAGGGCGTCGACATGCTGGCCGCACTCGAGCCGATGGTCGCCCACCTCAAGGGTGAGGGCGCGTTCCTCGTCCGTGTGGGCCTGCCCGGTCCGGTCCGCCGCTGGGAGGCCGACGCGCTGCGCAAGGCGATCAAGGACCCCGAGATCGGCTCCGTCCTGGACCTGGAGGCCGAGGTGACCCCCGGCGCCCTGGAACTGCAGGACCGCCTGCGGGCGGCCGGCTGGCAGGCGCCGGAGGTCGGGGACGGATTCATCGCGGGCCAGCCGATGTTCCAGGCCCGCATCCCCCTCGAGGGCCTGGACGTGGACGGCGTGCTCAAGCGCATGAACCAGACCAGCCGCTCCGAGACCCGCAAGTCCACGCGCACCGACCTGGACGTGCGCGAGGCCGGCGCCGCCGGCCTCGACGAGTTCATGCAGACCTACACGCAGACCGCCGAGCGCGAGGGCTTCAATGGCCGCGCCAAGGAGTACTTCGAGGGTGTGTTCGCCGAGCTCGGCGAGTCTCCGATCGCCGATGTGGACCTGTTCCTCGCCTCCTACGAGGGCCAGCCCCTCGCCGGCGCGATCGCGATCCGTCAGGGCCGGTTCGCCTGGTACCCCTACGGCGGCTCAGCGACGGCCGAGCGCAAGCGCTTCGCCCCCCGGGCACTGCAGCTGCAGCAGATCGAGGCCGCCCTCGAGGCCGGCTGCCACTGGTATGACCTCGGCGGCGTCGGCCCTTCGCTCGACCCCGAGCACAAGCTCGCCGGCCTCATGCGGTTCAAGACCGCGATCGGCGCGGACGTCGTGCAGACCCACGGCGAATGGGAGCTGCCGCTGAACAAGCCGCTGGCCAAGGCCTTCGCGCTGTACCTGGCCCGGCGCTGA
- a CDS encoding aminoacyltransferase, with protein sequence MSDESVSSTPAPTTPARAFRAGGRSRAHTPSLTAHRIDAAAHAAHLAGHPDASFLQNPDWAVLKQAWGSRSVGFFHGDRLVGSALILTRRLPVPSRIPVAGRAHLAYVSGGPVLDAGVDLLEALDALTGLVRADGAFQLRVGPPGTVRRWAADDVRKALPRDEHAALLDLPPAHEDAEALALQQRLREAGWRTEDPGEEFADGQPVFQARIPLDPSSGPEEGLEAVLARMSSSSRKRSRRSLRAGLTIDRHTGRPDADTLAVWERLSDDTAARDGFAARPTDYFRTLLEEFGAAEPVHTELLVACTEGEPAAAAFTIRQGQIAWRPYSASSSRHRKVDAPRALQVTQIQDALAAGCRVFDLGGVSGTLRQDHRLAGLTEFKTTQGADIVQTHGEWDLPLNRPLAAAFRLYMARR encoded by the coding sequence GTGAGCGACGAGTCAGTTTCGAGCACACCCGCACCGACGACTCCCGCCCGGGCCTTCCGCGCCGGGGGGCGCTCACGCGCCCACACGCCGTCACTGACGGCGCACCGCATCGACGCGGCTGCCCACGCAGCGCATCTGGCCGGACACCCCGACGCGTCGTTCCTGCAGAACCCCGACTGGGCGGTGCTGAAACAGGCGTGGGGCTCGCGCTCGGTGGGTTTCTTCCACGGCGACCGTCTCGTGGGCTCCGCCCTGATCCTCACTCGCCGCCTGCCGGTTCCCTCGCGGATCCCCGTGGCTGGCCGTGCACACCTCGCCTATGTTTCGGGCGGACCCGTGCTGGATGCGGGCGTCGACCTGCTCGAGGCCCTCGACGCACTCACCGGACTGGTCCGCGCCGACGGCGCGTTCCAGCTGCGCGTGGGCCCACCGGGCACCGTGCGCCGCTGGGCCGCCGACGACGTGCGCAAGGCCCTCCCCCGAGACGAGCATGCCGCCCTGCTCGACCTGCCGCCCGCCCACGAAGACGCCGAGGCCCTGGCCCTGCAGCAGAGGCTGCGCGAAGCCGGCTGGCGCACCGAGGACCCGGGAGAGGAGTTCGCGGACGGGCAGCCGGTGTTCCAGGCCCGGATCCCCCTCGACCCGTCTTCCGGTCCCGAGGAGGGGCTCGAAGCGGTGCTGGCCCGCATGAGTTCCTCGAGCCGCAAGCGCTCGCGTCGCAGCCTGCGCGCCGGCCTGACGATCGACCGCCACACGGGCCGTCCCGACGCCGACACCCTGGCCGTCTGGGAACGCCTGAGCGACGACACCGCCGCCCGCGACGGCTTCGCCGCACGCCCCACCGACTACTTCCGCACCCTGCTTGAGGAGTTCGGCGCCGCCGAGCCCGTGCACACCGAACTGCTGGTTGCCTGCACCGAGGGCGAACCCGCGGCCGCCGCGTTCACGATCCGTCAAGGTCAGATCGCGTGGCGGCCCTACAGTGCCTCCTCGTCGCGGCACCGCAAGGTCGACGCGCCCCGGGCGCTGCAGGTCACTCAGATCCAGGACGCCCTCGCCGCCGGCTGTCGCGTCTTCGATCTGGGCGGTGTCAGCGGGACCCTGCGCCAGGATCACCGCCTCGCCGGACTCACCGAGTTCAAAACGACGCAGGGCGCCGACATCGTGCAGACCCACGGCGAATGGGACCTGCCGCTGAACCGACCGCTCGCCGCGGCGTTCCGGCTGTACATGGCCCGCCGCTGA